In the genome of Ctenopharyngodon idella isolate HZGC_01 chromosome 19, HZGC01, whole genome shotgun sequence, one region contains:
- the txnipa gene encoding thioredoxin interacting protein a, whose protein sequence is MVAMTKRVKAFEIVFNDPSKTFYCSGDKVAGKILVEVSEVTRVMAMRVVGVGCAKVEYAKGKQRCREEIDYLKYEEVVHLDDHPADTDGSVILRPGNKYEYTFGFELPQQGQLVSSYKGKFGFVQYFVKALMDRPSQPALECKRHFEVEEPLDVNTPDLLSPTGGMKEKKVTCMFIPDGQVSLNAKIDRRGFCEGEEICIDAKFENTCSRIVVPKAAIIAKHTYQANGRTKVFRQKLSSVRGNHIISGMCDAWQGKSIRVPKIKPSILGCNIIRVEYALMIYMHIPGSDKLVLELPLVIGTVPYNGFGSRTNSMSSQDGSVSTASASWVSLQMPSSAPPSYCDLRRDCSLDQPLTPLLDDYDGGDSPIFMNAPQFQFPPLPAYSEVEEEFNGNPRMLPVC, encoded by the exons ATGGTGGCGATGACAAAAAGAGTCAAGGCCTTCGAGATCGTTTTCAACGATCCATCCAAGACATTTTACTGCAGTGGAGATAAAGTGGCTGGGAAGATCTTGGTGGAGGTTTCGGAAGTGACCAGGGTGATGGCCATGAGGGTCGTGGGAGTCGGATGCGCTAAAGTGGAGTACGCGAAAGGCAAACAGAGATGCCGTGAAGAAATTGACTATCTGAAGTATGAAGAGGTTGTCCACCTGGATGACCATCCCGCCG acACAGATGGTTCAGTCATTCTTCGTCCTGGCAACAAGTACGAATACACATTTGGCTTTGAGCTTCCTCAACAAGG GCAGCTGGTGTCTTCCTACAAGGGCAAGTTTGGGTTTGTTCAATACTTTGTGAAGGCTTTGATGGATAGACCCTCTCAACCTGCTCTGGAGTGTAAGAGACACTTCGAAGTTGAAGAGCCCTTGGATGTCAACACTCCAGACTTGCTG TCCCCTACTGGAGGCATGAAGGAGAAGAAGGTCACCTGCATGTTCATCCCAGATGGCCAGGTTTCACTGAACGCCAAGATTGACAGGCGTGGCTTCTGCGAGGGCGAAGAGATATGCATTGATGCTAAATTTGAGAACACCTGCTCTCGCATCGTGGTACCCAAAGCAGCCATCATCGCCAAGCACACCTACCAGGCCAATGGCCGCACTAAAGTCTTCAGGCAAAAACTCTCCTCAGTGCGTGGCAACCATATCATCTCCGGCATGTGCGACGCCTGGCAGGGGAAGAGCATTCGTGTGCCTAAGATCAAGCCCTCCATCTTAGGGTGCAACATCATTCGAGTGGAATACGCGCTCATG ATTTACATGCACATCCCTGGCAGCGATAAGTTGGTTCTGGAGTTGCCTCTGGTCATTGGGACCGTTCCATACAATGGCTTTGGTAGCCGCACCAACAGCATGAGCAGCCAGGATGGTTCCGTCAGCACAGCGTCGGCGAGCTGGGTGTCCCTGCAAATGCCGTCATCCGCCCCACCAAGCTACTGTGACCTTAGACGCGACTGCAGCCTGGATCAACCTCTCACGCCTCTGTTGGATGACTATGATGGTGGAGACAGTCCCATCTTCATGAACGCACCCCAATTCCAGTTCCCCCCACTCCCTGCTTATTCTGAG GTGGAGGAGGAATTCAACGGCAATCCCCGCATGCTTCCTGTCTGTTGA